GTACAAAGCTTACTTACATATTCACCGTTATATATCTGACTAACGATTACTAGTGGTTCCTCCTTACATACAAAATTTACAATTTGTAATTCGTACTTAGAGGACTTTTAACTATACAAAATTAATCTTAAAATCTTCTAAAACTAAAATCATAAGTATTGTATTCCTCATTGTGTCACGCAATTCGCCCAACATATAAGGGACATAAAGATTTGACGTTGTCCTTTTCTTCCTTGATCACTATACTACCGTATAAGAAAATCCTATCAAAATAAGCTACAAAATGAGTGAAAAGGGTTGCGCTAGTTACAAAACTGAATTTGACACTTCACAGCACTAGCTGACGACAACCATGCATCACCTTTTCAGTTAATTAAAGTTATTACATAAAAATAACCAATCAACTATGCTAAACGTTGGTAAGATTCTTCGGGGTTCATCGAATTAAGTAACATGACCCATCACTTGGATAAGCTCCCGTCAGTTCCTTTAAATTTCATTCTTGCGAACGTACTATTCAGGCGGAATATTTAACGCGTTAACTTTAAAACTGAAAATTTAATATAAAACACTCCCAGTTTTTAATATTCATAGTTTACAGCTAAAACTACTGGGGTATCTAATCCCATTTGCTCCTTTAGCTTTCATTTATAAATGTCAGAAATAGATCAGTTTAATATTTTCATTCTTGGTCTTCCTTAGTGTCTCATAAGACATTTCACTGTTACTCACTAAATTCCTTAAACTTAAACTACCCTCAAAGACCGCTAATCTTAAACCAACTAATAAAAATAATATTTTTATATTTCCAGTTTAATACAGCGGACCATCTAAAAATGCTTTACGCCCAATAATTATGAATAACACTAATATCCTCTGTATTACCGCGGCTGCTGGCACAGAGTTTGCCGATATTTTCTTATAGTTACATAACTTATAATAAAACTATACACAGAAGTTTACACTTTAGCTTCTCCCTTCACTGAACGTCACTCTGTCTAGCTTTCGCTAATTGCAGAAAATTCCCTCTTGCTCACCTTTAATTAAAAGTTTAGACTTTATCTCAATTCTAATGTGACTGTACATCCTCTCAGACCAGTTATTGATCGTGGCCTCAATATTCTGCTATAATATTGATCTAGCTAATCAAAAAACAAAATTAAATTTTAAATAAAATTTATAAACTTGTACTACTTAACACACATTTAAGGGATTATCAACTTACGTAAAACATAAGCTATTATACCTAAAATAAAATTGTAATTTTGTCTACTACTCACCTGTACACTAACCCAACTAAAACTCTAAAAATTTTAATTAAGTTTAATTAGCATTTGTGTCATAGGTACGTTTAAAGCGTTCATTCTAAGTCAGGATCAAACTTATAAAAAATAATGTTCCAAAACTGTTATCTTATAAAATTATACATAATAAATAAAGTATATAATAAACTTAAAAAGTTTAACTTAAAAATAAAAAACTACCTCAAATAAGGTTTAGACTTTTTTGGGATCGAACCAAAACTCTTATACTTATCAAATATACACTTTATCCAACTTAAGCTAAAAGTCCTCCAACCTTATAATGGAAATAAGCCGATTTTAACGGCTATAACTATTACGCAAAAATAATATTTTAACACTTAAATTATATTCCCAAAAACAACAATCTGGACAATACTGGAATCAAACCAATTTCCTCTAAGTGTAAATTAGATATTTTAATCATTAAACTAATTATCCAAAAAAAACTAACTAAAATAAAAACATGTAAATAAAGAGGCTCGAACTCTTAAAAACTAAATCCTAAATTTAGCGCGACTATCCTGTTCCGCCATATTCACAAAACCTAAAAATAAGCCTGATAAGCCTCTAACTTATATCATAAATTTAGAAAATTTGTGTTTTATACCTTTAAACTACAAGCTCCTAATGGCAAAAAACGGAATTTAACCGCCATCTTCGGGTCATGAAACCGAAAAGTTAACCCTTACTACATTCTGCCTCACAAGTTTAAAAGGATTTTAACCTTTATAGACATAACTCGTATTTACGCCGCTTTAAACATTTAAGCTATAAACCTAAAAACCCCCTATAAAAAGCCTAACTACATACCATTAAAATACCAGTACTATTTTGTAACGCCCCTCAAACACGGTGTGTAAACTAACACAACCTACAAAACAAAAACCTCTTACTATATTGAAAACCTATAGTAGGGACTAAATAGAGGGGACAAAAAATAGATACTGTCCTTATAATATAAAGTTACAGTTTGTATTTTTAAAACAAAGAATAAAAAACCTAATAACTAACACTAGGTTAAGAAAAAAAACCCAAAATTTATAAAAAAATTTAAATTAAGCAGGAAATACCAGTACTATTTTGTAACGCCCCTCAAACACGGTGTGTAAACTAACACAACCTACAAAACAAAAACCTCTTACTATATTGAAAACCTATAGTAGGGACTAAATAGAGGGGACAAAAAATAGATACTGTCCTTATAATATAAAGTTACAGTTTGTATTTTTAAAACAAAGAATAAAAAACCTAATAACTAACACTAGGTTAAGAAAAAAACCCAAAATTTATAAAAAAATTTAAATTAAGCAGGAAATACCAGTACTATTTTGTAACGCCCCTCAAACACGGTGTGTAAACTAACACAACCTACAAAACAAAAACCTCTTACTATATTGAAAACCTATAGTAGGGACTAAATAGAGGGGACAAAAAATAGATACTGTCCTTATAATATATAATTACAGTTTGTATTTTTAAAACAAAGAATAAAAAACCTAATAACTAACACTAGGTTAAGAAAAAAAACCCAAAATTTATAAAAAAATTTAAATTAAGCAGGAAATACCAGTACTATTTTGTAACGCCCCTCAAACACGGTGTGTAAACTAACACAACCTACAAAACAAAAACCTCTTACTATATTGAAAACCTATAGTAGGGACTAAATAGAGGGGACAAAAAATAGATACTGTCCTTATAATATATAGTTACAGTTTGTATTTTTAAAACAAAGAATAAAAAACCTAATAACTAACACTAGGTTAAGAAAAAAAAACCCAAAATTTATAAAAAAATTTAAATTAAGCAGGAAATACCAGTACTATTTTGTAACGCCCCTCAAACACGGTGTGTAAACTAACACAACCTACAAAACAAAAACCTCTTACTATATTGAAAACCTATAGTAGGGACTAAATAGAGGGGACAAAAAATAGATACTGTCCTTATAATATATAATTACAGTTTGTATTTTTAAAACAAAGAATAAAAAACCTAATAACTAACACTAGGTTAAGAAAAAAAACCCAAAATTTATAAAAAAATTTAAATTAAGCAGGAAATACCAGTACTATTTTGTAACGCCCCTCAAACACGGTGTGTAAACTAACACAACCTACAAAACAAAAACCTCTTACTATATTGAAAACCTATAGTAGGGACTAAATAGAGGGGACAAAAAATAGATACTGTCCTTATAATATATAATTACAGTTTGTATTTTTAAAACAAAGAATAAAAAACCTACTAACTAACACTAGGTTAAGAAAAAAAACCCAAAATTTATAAAAAAATTTAAATTAAGCAGGAAATACCAGTACTATTTTGTAACGCCCCTCAAACACGGTGTGTAAACTAACACAACCTACAAAACAAAAACCTCTTACTATATTGAAAACCTATAGTAGGGACTAAATAGAGGGGACAAAAAATAGATACTGTCCTTATAATATATAGTTACAGTTTGTATTTTTAAAACAAAGAATAAAAAACCTAATAACTAACACTAGGTTAAGAAAAAAAAACCCAAAATTTATAAAAAAATTTAAATTAAGCAGGAAATACCAGTACTATTTTGTAACGCCCCTCAAACACGGTGTGTAAACTAACACAACCTACAAAACAAAAACCTCTTACTATATTGAAAACCTATAGTAGGGACTAAATAGAGGGGACAAAAAATAGATACTGTCCTTATAATATATAGTTACAGTTTGTATTTTTAAAACAAAGAATAAAAAACCTAATAACTAACACTAGGTTAAGAAAAAAAACCCAAAATTTATAAAAAAATTTAAATTAAGCAGGAAATACCAGTACTATTTTGTAACGCCCCTCAAACACGGTGTGTAAACTAACACAACCTACAAAACAAAAACCTCTTACTATATTGAAAACCTATAGTAGGGACTAAATAGAGGGGACAAAAAATAGATACTGTCCTTATAATATATAGTTACAGTTTGTATTTTTAAAACAAAGAATAAAAAACCTAATAACTAACACTAGGTTAAGAAAAAAAACCCAAAATTTATAAAAAAATTTAAATTAAGCAGGAAATACCAGTACTATTTTGTAACGCCCCTCAAACACGGTGTGTAAACTAACACAACCTACAAAACAAAAACCTCTTACTATATTGAAAACCTATAGTAGGGACTAAATAGAGGGGACAAAAAATAGATACTGTCCTTATAATATATAGTTACAGTTTGTATTTTTAAAACAAAGAATAAAAAACCTAATAACTAACACTAGGTTAAGAAAAAAAACCCAAAATTTATAAAAAAATTTAAATTAAGCAGGAAATACCAGTACTATTTTGTAACGCCCCTCAAACACAGTGTGTAAACTAACACAACCTACAAAACAAAAACCTCTTACTATATTGAAAACCTATAGTAGGGACTAAATAGAGGGGACAAAAAATAGATACTGTCCTTATAAAAAGGGGTTTGTTTTTTTTTAAACACCGCCTAAAACACCACCCCCCCCCCCAAAAAAAAAAACTAAAAAATAAGCGCAAATCCTAACTACTCATATAACACACCACATCCAAAACCCATACCCTATACGTCCTGCCTACCCTACCGTTCACCCTTAAAACCCCAATTATTATAAAACCCCCTTATACGTGTAAATTTTTGAAAAAACACCAAAAATCAGATTCGAACTGATTACCTATGGTCCTTCAAACCATTACTCTAACCTATTGAGCTATTTTGGTACGAACATAAAATAAAAAACAACTCCTCAAGTTGGGGTCGAACCAACAATAAACCGATTAACAATCGATTGCTTTACCAAATTAAGCTACTAAGGAAAAACTCAAAACACAAAATTTTAAACCACTTAAAACACAAAACCAAAAACAAAATATAAACACACCAAACTAAAAAAAACTAAAAATATAAACACCAAAAAACATAGAAATCCAACAACTTAAAAAACAAAAAAAAACAAAAAAGTAAAAAAAAATAAAACACACAAAACAACTAACACTAAAATCACGAACAACATAAAAACCCTCATTTAGCGTTAGCTAAACTTTAAAACTACTGAAATAAGAAGCCAAAACAAACTTTAAAATAAAATTAATAGAAACTTCGTTAGTACAATTACTGTAAATATAAAAATCTATTAAACCAACATCAAAAGAAGGCGAACAAAGACCACTCAAAAATTTATTAGTGCAGGCACACTCTTTAACTGCTAACCCCGAACAATCTAAATTTAAAAAAAACACAAACTTAGAAATACCACTAAATTTTAAATCCCTAGCTAAAACAAAAGATTTACTATACACCCTAAAAACACTTCTAGGAACACGAAATTTAGCCTTCCTTAATTTCTCGATCCAAGCGACAGCCAATAAAACTGCCTTCAACGTGTGGCCATTAGTTAACGAACCGTAAATCCAGTGATTATTAAAAAAATTATGAACCGTGTACCGAGTTATTAATTTTAAAAACTTTCTATTAAACAATTTAACCAAATAAACAAAAGTAACATAAATCCCCCTATTATTTAATATAGAAAAAAACTTATACAACCTAAATAAACTAACTGCAGTATACGTTAAATCTAAAATATAAACACCATTAATAACCCTGTAAACACCATCAACAGATTTAAAAGGTTTACAACCAGAACTTAAATGTAAATTACTACTTAATAAAGACTCAAAACTTAAAAATTTCATACTTAAAAACAAAAAAAATATTAAACACACTATAAAACCCACCATTATATTTTATCTATGCGTAATACCCCCCCCCCTACCTTTATATCACACCATAAAATATCTGTACCACCCAGACCCTACAGGAATAAAACCTGAAGAAATTAAATTCGATTTAGAATCCACCTTCCACTCAACATTATCCTCCAACACTAAACGTTTTAATGTTTGTAGTGTGTTTTGAAAACTTAAAGAAGAAAAAACACCACAACTTATAAGAGTATATCGTGTAACACCAATTAAGTAAGGCTTATACTCCTCGCTATCGTACCCACTAAGAACACTAGATAAATTGAATATATTCATAAACTTAACATTTATAACAGTACCCTCAGCAAACAACCCGTTAAAAGACCGACACACCACTACATAAGAAGACAACCTAGAAACAATTAAAGATAAATTAGAATATAAAACCCTAATAGTTTTAGAACTATATAAAGTACTCAGTGAATAAAAAAGACCAACAAAATAATAAAATAAAGAAACACAAGACGACTTATAAAAACCACAACACCTAACATAAAGATAAAAATAAATAGCCCCAACATAGTTAGGCACATTACAAACACCAAAAAAACTTAACGGAAAAACAACAACTCCAGGACCATAAATACTCGAATCACAAAAAAAAACCCTACCAAAACCCTCAAAACCCCCAAAGCTAAACTCACTAACCACTATATACCCCCCACAAAAATTAACGGACCCTACAAAATCTAAAGAACCACAAACAACACCACTAAAAAACCCAGAATTACACTCTAAATCTTCATAATAACCCTCAAAAAACTCATTAATAATATCTAAAGCAGGCTTATCGCCTAAACGTGAGGAACGTAAACAAGAAAACAACAAACCAGACAAAAAAGAAAAACCCCTATTATACACGCCCACACACGAGTTCAACCCAAACAAAGCACCCAAACTACTAACTAACCCTTCCGAGCACACACTACCACCAGACACACAAGAAGGAAAACCAACACTATTATAAAAAGGAAAAGACACTAAAAAACTACGTAAAAAAACCATAAAAACTTCTATAACAGCACACATCTATCAGTCGGGTACCCACTACTTTTAAACCGAAAACAACCAATATGAGAAAAAACACTAATAACCCCCCAAAACCTTAACCATAAAAAAGACAAAACAAAACCATAAAAAAAACACCTACCACCCCCAAAACCGAAACGAGAAAAAGAAGACAAACAACCACCTCCAACAAAAAACCTCCCAAAAGGGACAGAAAAACCAACAAAAGAAAACCCACTAAAATACGAAGAAGTAAGAGAAGAATTAAAAACACTAAAACACTCAAAAGAGCTAAACTTACCTTTACTACAGGCATCATCCTCTCCCCTTAAAGAACACAACACCGGAGACGTCCCCAAATGAAAAGTTTTAAGTAGCATCTGTGTACTGGGCTCACCTATAGCCTGCCCACTGATAATCCCTTTAT
The sequence above is drawn from the Theileria equi strain WA gcontig_1105316255047 apicoplast, whole genome shotgun sequence genome and encodes:
- a CDS encoding hypothetical protein (encoded by transcript BEWA_051120A), with protein sequence MCAVIEVFMVFLRSFLVSFPFYNSVGFPSCVSGGSVCSEGLVSSLGALFGLNSCVGVYNRGFSFLSGLLFSCLRSSRLGDKPALDIINEFFEGYYEDLECNSGFFSGVVCGSLDFVGSVNFCGGYIVVSEFSFGGFEGFGRVFFCDSSIYGPGVVVFPLSFFGVCNVPNYVGAIYFYLYVRCCGFYKSSCVSLFYYFVGLFYSLSTLYSSKTIRVLYSNLSLIVSRLSSYVVVCRSFNGLFAEGTVINVKFMNIFNLSSVLSGYDSEEYKPYLIGVTRYTLISCGVFSSLSFQNTLQTLKRLVLEDNVEWKVDSKSNLISSGFIPVGSGWYRYFMV
- a CDS encoding hypothetical protein (encoded by transcript BEWA_051110A); translation: MVGFIVCLIFFLFLSMKFLSFESLLSSNLHLSSGCKPFKSVDGVYRVINGVYILDLTYTAVSLFRLYKFFSILNNRGIYVTFVYLVKLFNRKFLKLITRYTVHNFFNNHWIYGSLTNGHTLKAVLLAVAWIEKLRKAKFRVPRSVFRVYSKSFVLARDLKFSGISKFVFFLNLDCSGLAVKECACTNKFLSGLCSPSFDVGLIDFYIYSNCTNEVSINFILKFVLASYFSSFKV